The Synergistota bacterium DNA segment AGTTTCTTGCACCAGTACATCCTGACATAGTTATGAATCTTACCTGTAAGGAGTAGCTCCCTCTGAGCTGAGTTCCAATAAGGATCATCGGTTTTTGCCCTTTCAAGGTCCCCTAAGGGGTAAAGCTGAGGTCTTTTATCCTTAACATGCCTCTCTAAGGTATCCCTTGCCCATAGCGGAAGACCCTCATATTGATTATAAAGCGGGTTATACCAGACATAGTTTCGAGCAAGCTCTCTCCAGACCATAAGCTCATTTATAAAGCTTCTCACATTTTCATCCTCTAAAGGGGCCTCTTTAAGGATCCTCCTTATAATCTGAACAGGAGAAATCTGGCCAAAGCGAAGGTAAGGACTCAATTCCGATGTAACTTTAAAACCAGGGTCAGATCGATACTTAGCATAAAGAGGAAGCCTTTCGCTAACAAAAATATTAAGCCTCTTTAGGGCCTCATCCTCCCCTCCCTTAAAGTGATCGGTAACAGGGGAAACGCTCTTATCTATGTTAAGTTTCGAAATATACCCCTCTACCGATGTCTCATCCCAGGACTCTACTTCTATCGAAAGAGAGCTAAGCTTTACTTCCTGTTCAGGTAAATCCTCAAGAAAGCATAAGAAAGCATTATAAAGCTTCGGCCTTATAGTCCTCGCATAAGGTTCTGGCTTCCCTGAAATAGCATTAAGGGGGCAGATCACATCCCCCTCGACCGATATTATCGGAACATTTACCCTCTCCAGCAAGAGCTGTCTCCACAGCCTTTGATGCCTGAGATAACCTACATCACACACCAGAAGAGCCGCGTCCTTAGAAAGCTCTACAGCACCAATGGGAGGATCAGCCTTTCTTATAATCAACTTGATACCCCTGTCTTTAAACGAATCCCTAAGCTTAATTAATCCCTCCAGCATAAAGGTGTAGTATCGAGCGTTAGAGTATCTATATCTGTCAGTTATGCCAAAGTAAACCAAAAGGGGCTTGCTTAAACCGTTAGCGATATATATAGCAGTTTCAAGCGCAAAGTTTCCCTTCGATCTTTGGCTTGCTTCCATGAAATAAAGGACATATTTACCATCGATATTTAAGCAGGCATCTTTAATCAAGTGAATTCTTTCCTTTCTGATGAATGGCGGAAAGATACTCATAAACCTCAACCCCATAGATCTTCTTTGAAAGGGGTTAGATACATCTGACCGAGAACATAACTCTCCTCAAAGCGAATAGCAAGGCTTCTTATAACCTCAAGGGGCGTTCTTAAATCTATCTCACCAGCTCTATACCTTTCTATCAAGCCTAATAGATGATCTCTCTCCTTAGGCTTAATCCTCTTAGTAAAGTATCCAGCGAGATGATATAGAATATTAGCATGCCTAGGGCGAGTGGGTTTACGCGTCAGCGTCTCCTTAAAGAGATCTGAGTATAATTTCAACTTCTCTTCAAAGGGCATATCTCCATTCGCCACAATTCGTCCAAGCTCCCTATAAAGTCTCTCATTACAGGCCTTTAAAATAAACTTATAAGAGGTATGGAACTCAACAAGCCCAGCTGGGGATGGATTTTCAAGAAGACCTCTTAGCCTTGCTAAAGCGAAGATCTGAGTGAGGAAATGATGATAAAAGCTTTTATTTCTGAGCCTTCCCTCATCCTCAATGGGCAATCCTGAAAACAACTCCCTTAAGCCATCCACCAAAAAGCCATCAGCTTTACCTATAACTATATTCCCCTTATAAAGCTTAGCCGATCCAACACCACAGGATGGAGACTTGCTCTTTAAAATAGCTCCGTCAAGCTTTCCGATCGTAGATAGAAACTCCCTGATCATCACCCTCATATCCTTGGTCAGATCCCTGCCCGTATCTGGCTGATAGAGCCTCTTTTCAGAGCCTTCCTTTACCAGGATTATCTTGGGGCGAGGAATACCCAAACCTAATTCAACCTCGGGACAAAAGATAATAGGATCAATAAAAGGCTTTATCTTATCAACTATAGAATCTCTTACCTCTCCTCCATCATAGCGCACAGGCTCAAAGAAACACCTACTTATTAAAACCCTAGGCATGCTCATGGCTTGCCAAGCGCTTTTCGCCTCACCAACCCTAATCTTGTCAATAAATTGATAATATTTTGGGGGTAGCTTAATAATACACAGCTGTCCCCCAATTATTTAGCTTCCGAAGACCTTCTTCTGCTCGGGAACTAGATAAACGGGTTTCTCTCCGCTTAAGGCTTTTATTACACAATCAGCTACCATTATCGCCATCCTATCCATAGCATCAGAGGAGGCAGCACCTATATGAGGAAGCAAAACCACATTATCCATCTCTAAAAGCTCCGGCTCTATCTGGGGTTCCCTTTCGTAAACGTCGAGCCCAGCTCCACCGAGATGACCTGCCTTTAAGGCCTTCACTAAGGCCTTCTCATCAACTACAGGTCCCCTAGAGGCGTTTATAAGAAAAGCTCCTTTCTTCATCATGAAAAGCCTTCTCTCATCAAGAAGATGATGAGTCTCCTGAGTTAGAGGAACATGAAGAGTAACGAAGTCGGACTCTTTAAGGAGATCCTCAAGAGGCATGTATTTTACACCTAAATCTCCCTCTAAGTCTTCAGGAAGCCTTGTCCTACTATAATAGAGAACTTTCATGTTAAAGCTTTTAGCCCTTCTTGCTACAGCTCTTCCTATCCTTCCGAGGCCTATTATGCCAAGGGTCTTCCCAGCAAGACCAGGCCCAAGGAAAAGCCCAGGCTTCCATCCTTTAAACTTGCCAGCCCTTACGTACTTATCCGCTTCAACTATTCTTCTTGAAACGGCAAGCATTAAGGCTAAGGTGACTTCCGCAACGGCATTCGTCATAGCGCCAGGCGTATGGGTCACATATATCCCCTTCTGCGTAGCATATCCCACATCTATGTTGTTGTATCCTACAGCATAATTAGCTATGACCTTAAGCTTCTTTCCAGCATCAATAAACTCCTTATCCACAGGGTCAGCGAGCATAGTTACAACCCCATCCACATCCCTGATCCTTTCAAGAAGCTCCTCCTTAGTTAAAAGCCTCTCCTCCTCGTTTAAGTCCACCTCAAATCTCTCTCTTAGAGCCTTCAGACCGACCTCAGGTATCCTATAGGTTACCAAAACTCTCATAAGCTATCCCCCTTTCGCTTTGAGAACCTCCTTGTTAACGAGAGTTGGAGGAATCTCACCCTTAGCAAAAGCTATCAAGTTATCAACCACAAGCTGGGCCATGGCCCTTCTTGTATCGTAAGTAGCGCTGCCTATATGAGGAACCATAACCACGTTTTTCAAAGAGGTGAGCTCGTGATTAGCCGGCAGGGGCTCCTCCTCAAAGACATCAAGGCCAGCACCGGCTATCCATCCTTCCCTTAAAGCCCTAACCAAGGCGGGAGTATCGACCACAGGACCTCTTGCCACATTAACCAGTATCGCAGTTTTCTTCATGAGCTTAAGCTCACGCTCACCTATCATATGATAGGTCTCTTGCGTTAATGGAGTATGAATGGTAATAAAGTCAGAAGAGGATAAGAGCTCATCTAAGGCCTTATATTCCACACCTAACTCCCTTTCGGCCTTTTCATCCCTCTTTCTATTGTGGTAGATTACCTTCATTCTAAAGGCCTTGCCATACTCCGCAACCCTTTTTCCAATCCTACCTAAACCTATTATACCCAAAACCTTACCCGATAGCTGATGTCCTAAAAACATTTCTGGATGCCAGGCGACCTTCCCCCTATCCCACTCTCCAAATCTGACAAAGTGATCCGCAACCACTATATTCCTTGCAGTAGCTAATAGCAAAGCCCATGTGAGCTCAGCGGTAGCGTCGGTTAAAACATCAGGGGTGTTGGTTACATAAATCCCTTTCCTAGTAGCACACTCTAAATCTATGTTGTTATATCCCACAGCATATTGAGCGATTATCTTAAGGTTCCTGGCCTCATTTAACAAATTACAATCTATCCTATCGCTTAGTAGAGAGGCAAAGGCATCTATATCTCTGACCTTAGTTAAAAGCACATCATAGGGTATCTCCTCATGCCTATCCCAGATCTCGACATCGTAGTAATCATAGAGCTTCTTAATTATGTCTGGAAAAAGCTTTCTTGACATAAAAAGCTTAAGCTTGGCCATGGCTCTTCCCTCCTTACTCTTTTACAATATGCTTTTCCCAAAACTTTATAGCGTCATCTATCCATCCTTCCGCAATAGTTCCCTCACCGAGGCCAAACCCATGTGAAAGTCCATGAAATATCCTTATTTCCGCATCGATCCCGCTAGCCTTGATTCTGTTAAGCCTATCCTCCATTACTTTGTAAGGTGCAAATTTATCATTAGTCCCCACACATGCAAATGTTGGGGGCTCTTTCCCTGTAACCTCTGATAAAGCAGTATATTGCATAATCACAACAGCAGGACGTGGATACCTCTTTTCCCCAAAACTCCCAGTGCCATAGCTTCCAAGCCATGCTACCATACGTGCGCCTGCGGATCCTCCCCATAGAGAGTATCCCTTAATATCCATCCCAAGCTTGCTAGCATTTTCATGAAGAAAAGCAATTGCTCTTGCAAGGTCCTTGCAGGCATTCTGAACACCAGATCCCGTAATTTTTCCTCATCAGAATAAATATCATAGAAAACGGTCTCTCCAGATACGATACGCTCTTTCAGATAATTCTCGTATTACATCTTCGATCATCGTATCCTTAGTAAAAGCCTTATAAGATTTAGCATTCATTTTATAATCTAAACTTACCCCATAGCCTACTAAAGGGGTATACTATTCGCCAACGATAGATCCATCAGCGATCGTAAGAACCCCTGGGATAGCTCCAAAAGCTACCGAAGAGCTTAAAAGACAAGCCATTATAGAAACCGCGCTTAGCGATATCCTCAAGGTAGCCCCCCTTAGCGAAAAACTACTAACCACATTTGAAAGAGTATGAAGCAGGATATCCTATATCACTAAGCTTTTTAAGAATAGGCTCTATATTCTCGGTGTTAAGCTCGATCTTTTTCTCCTCGACGCTTATATTGAAATCCTTTAAACCTAGCTCTTCCAGAGCCTTCGCTATCCTCTTCTTACAATGATCGCAAGAGATATTAGGAACTTTAAGAATATACTTCATCTTAACTTACCTCCCTTATCCTTAAGGAGTTAGCTATCACAGTTATGGAGCTCAATATCATGGCAACCTCAGCCACTACAGGGTGAAGCAGCCCCATCATAGCCATGGGGATAGCAACTAAGTTATAAAAGAAAGCCCAAAAGAGGTTACCCTTTATGATATTAAAGATCTTACTGGATATGCTAACTAAGTCAACAACCTTAGAAATCCCCCCACCTATAATTACCACATCGGCGCCCTCTATAGCCAAATCTACCCCAGAGCCCATAGCTATACCTATATCCGCACCCTTAAGGGCAGGAGCATCGTTCATCCCATCTCCCACCATCGCAACTTTAAGCCCTTCAACCTGATACCTTCTAACTATGCTAAGCTTATCAGAGGGCTTAACCTCAGCCCAAACTTCATCTATGCCAACCTTTCTTGCCACAGCTTGAGCGGTCCTTTTACCGTCTCCGGTCACCATTACCACTTTAATGCCCATCCCTTTAAGCCTCTGAACGGCCTCGAAGGAATCATCCCTTATAGGATCCTCAATTACTATAAAGCCTATAGGCTTATTATTCTTCCTAACCTCGACCACGGTCTTACCATCGATCAAATATCTATCATAGAGGGAATAATCTGCCGGCCTTCCCACAAAGTACTCATCACCGTTAAGAAAGGCTGATACTCCCTCACCGGCGATCTCCCTTACATCCTTTAAATCTAAAGCTAAGCTATCAGGATGCAATGAAGCTATAGCCTGAGCCAATGGATGACATGAGGCTTTTTCCATGCTCGAGACTATTTTCATGGTTTCTGCATCTAGATTATGAAATACAACGGTCGGCTTCCCTAAGGTTAAAGTCCCAGTTTTGTCAACTAAGAGAGCCTTCACATCCTTTGAGGTCTGAATCGCCTCAGCATTTCTCACCAATAGGCCTCTCTTCGCTAAAAGCCCGCTTCCCACAGCTAAGGCCATGGGAGTAGCAAGACCTAAGGCGCAAGGACAAGCTATTACAAGGGTAGCTATAAAAACGAATATAGAGAGGCTAAAAGGGTCCTGAATTGGCACGCTCCATGGGAAGAAGCGCCTAAGCCAATTAAGAAATGGAAGCAAGCTTTCAAAGCTAAAAAACCAAACGAAAGCGCTTATCACCGCAAGAGAAAAAACAAGGGGAACAAAGAAATAGGTTATCCTGTCAGCCAAAGCCTGTATAGGAATCTTGCTACCTTGAGCCTCCTCTATGAGCCTTATCATCTGATTTAAGAAACTATCTTCACCCACCTTACTCACCCTAATCTTAATGGGCCTTAAAAGATTTAAGGAGCCACCTATAACTTCGTCTCCCTCACCCTTTAAAACAGGCATAGCCTCACCGCTTATGAAAGATTCATCAACCGAGGACCTTCCCTCAACTATAACCCCATCGGCAGGTATCCTTTCCCCAGGCTTAACTAAAATTAAAAACCCTTCCTTTAATGCCTCTACAGGAAGGGTGATCTCCTCATCATTAAGCAATATCCTTGCCTCTTTACTTCTGAGCTTAAGAAGACCCTTTACTTCCTTAGTAGCCCTATCTCTCAAGCGAGATTCTATAAATCTACCAGTTACATGAAGAGTTATCACCATAGCGCCTATGGTACCAAAGGGGTTTATCTTAAACGCAAATAAGTTTAATAGAGAGGTTAACCATGAGGAAAGAGCACCCACTGCTATTAGCGTATCCATGTTAGCATGCCCATGCCTTATGGCTATCCAAGCACCCCTTAAGGCACCTCTACCAGCTCCAAAAATGATAAGAGGAACCGCTACACTCTCGAATAAGATGAAGCTCTTACTATGACCAACAAACATATGATGAATCATAAAGAGCATTAGCGGGATAGTAAGCAACCAGGCTAAAAGTAGATTCCTCTTCGCTTCCTTGTAGCGCTTTGACTCAAGCTCCTCAACTGGCTCCTCAGAAGCCCCATATCCCACATCCTCTACAGCCTTTTTGATTATCTCGAAAGATATTTCCCTTTCAGAAATTAAGAAAGCGGAAGACGTTGCTAAGTTAACTGATGCGAAGCTCACACCAGGGATATTAAGGAGAGCCCTCTCCACAATCCTCGCACAGTTAACGCAAGTCATACCTGTTACGGTAAAGCTCTTTTTAAAATCCCCTTTCACTGCTCTCTCCTATCTATTATCCTTTTCGCCTTCTTCTCATACCTAGGCAGAGTCCCGGCTTGAAGAAGCTCGAAATCCGCTTTTACTCCCGCTTTTTTCCTAAAGAGATCCTCAAGCTCCCTCTCTATCTCCCTAGGATCTCTTCCATCATTTATCTCTACCCTAACTAGCATCTTATCCATGCCCTTATCGGTATAAAGGTGGACCTCATATTCGCTGTCCACTCCATCAACTGCAGATATAACTTCTTCAAATAAAGAGGGAAGTATCTTAACGCCCTTAAAGGTTATTACATCATCAGTTCTACCCCTTATCCTAGATATCCTTGGAAACGGAAAACCGCATTTACACGGTTCAGGGATTAAGCTCCCTATATCCCTCGTTCTAAACCTTATTAAGGGCATGGCTTCCTTCCTTAGGGTAGTTATTACAATCTCCCCCTCTTCTCCGGGGGGAAGAACGTCACCTGTTGAAGGATCTATCACCTCAAACACTAAGTAGTCAGACCAATAATGTATACCCTCATGAAGCTGACAATCTATACCTATTCCAGGACCATAGACCTCCGTCATACCATATATATCAAAACTCTCAATACCTAATAACTCCTCTATCTTCTTTCTCCTCTTATCTCCCCAAATCTCTGCCCCAAAGATACCTTTCCTCAAGTGAAGCCTATCTCTTAGGCCTCTACGATTTATCTCCTCTGCTAAGAAAAGCCCATAAGATGCGGTTCCCGTTATAACCGTGGTCTTCATCATCATCATATACTCTATCTGCCTCTCCGTATTACCTGGCCCCATAGGGATAACCCAGGCCCCTAAGGCCTCAGCTCCACTCTGAAACCCTATCCCTGCAGTCCAAAGCCCGTATCCAGGAGTTATTTGAATTCTATCTTTAGGGGTCACACCAGCAAGCCTTAAGGAGCGAACCATCATCTCCGTCCAATCCTCCACATCCCTCTTAGTGTAAGCTATGATAACAGGCCTACCAGTGGTACCAGAAGTAGAGTGAATCCTTACCACCTCTTCCTCAGGAACAGCAAGAAAATCCTCAAAATGCCTCTCCCTTAAATCCTCCTTAGTGGTGAAAGGGATATACTTTAAATCGGAGAGAGCCTTAATCTTTGAGGGATCAACATCCTTTAGACGCTCCCTGTAAAAGGGGATTCTCTCTTTTGCCCTTTCAATTAAATTTTTGAGTTCCTCAAGCATCTCGTCTCAGCCTCCTCTTTTAACTATTAGCCCTAGGATAAAGCCAGCGAGAGAGAACAAAAACAACACTGCCCAGCTTTTCAGATCACTTCTTGAAATCCTAGGAAGAAGATAAATAAAGCCTAAAAACAAAAAACCTAAGAGCA contains these protein-coding regions:
- a CDS encoding deoxyribodipyrimidine photo-lyase, with amino-acid sequence MSIFPPFIRKERIHLIKDACLNIDGKYVLYFMEASQRSKGNFALETAIYIANGLSKPLLVYFGITDRYRYSNARYYTFMLEGLIKLRDSFKDRGIKLIIRKADPPIGAVELSKDAALLVCDVGYLRHQRLWRQLLLERVNVPIISVEGDVICPLNAISGKPEPYARTIRPKLYNAFLCFLEDLPEQEVKLSSLSIEVESWDETSVEGYISKLNIDKSVSPVTDHFKGGEDEALKRLNIFVSERLPLYAKYRSDPGFKVTSELSPYLRFGQISPVQIIRRILKEAPLEDENVRSFINELMVWRELARNYVWYNPLYNQYEGLPLWARDTLERHVKDKRPQLYPLGDLERAKTDDPYWNSAQRELLLTGKIHNYVRMYWCKKLLEWTSHPKEAFDIACYLNDKYALDGRDPNGYAGISWCFGAFDRPFPERPIFGRVRKMGLRSLISKEGISTYLKVFNVRG
- a CDS encoding DUF523 and DUF1722 domain-containing protein, translated to MPRVLISRCFFEPVRYDGGEVRDSIVDKIKPFIDPIIFCPEVELGLGIPRPKIILVKEGSEKRLYQPDTGRDLTKDMRVMIREFLSTIGKLDGAILKSKSPSCGVGSAKLYKGNIVIGKADGFLVDGLRELFSGLPIEDEGRLRNKSFYHHFLTQIFALARLRGLLENPSPAGLVEFHTSYKFILKACNERLYRELGRIVANGDMPFEEKLKLYSDLFKETLTRKPTRPRHANILYHLAGYFTKRIKPKERDHLLGLIERYRAGEIDLRTPLEVIRSLAIRFEESYVLGQMYLTPFKEDLWG
- a CDS encoding D-glycerate dehydrogenase, with the protein product MRVLVTYRIPEVGLKALRERFEVDLNEEERLLTKEELLERIRDVDGVVTMLADPVDKEFIDAGKKLKVIANYAVGYNNIDVGYATQKGIYVTHTPGAMTNAVAEVTLALMLAVSRRIVEADKYVRAGKFKGWKPGLFLGPGLAGKTLGIIGLGRIGRAVARRAKSFNMKVLYYSRTRLPEDLEGDLGVKYMPLEDLLKESDFVTLHVPLTQETHHLLDERRLFMMKKGAFLINASRGPVVDEKALVKALKAGHLGGAGLDVYEREPQIEPELLEMDNVVLLPHIGAASSDAMDRMAIMVADCVIKALSGEKPVYLVPEQKKVFGS
- a CDS encoding D-glycerate dehydrogenase; this translates as MAKLKLFMSRKLFPDIIKKLYDYYDVEIWDRHEEIPYDVLLTKVRDIDAFASLLSDRIDCNLLNEARNLKIIAQYAVGYNNIDLECATRKGIYVTNTPDVLTDATAELTWALLLATARNIVVADHFVRFGEWDRGKVAWHPEMFLGHQLSGKVLGIIGLGRIGKRVAEYGKAFRMKVIYHNRKRDEKAERELGVEYKALDELLSSSDFITIHTPLTQETYHMIGERELKLMKKTAILVNVARGPVVDTPALVRALREGWIAGAGLDVFEEEPLPANHELTSLKNVVMVPHIGSATYDTRRAMAQLVVDNLIAFAKGEIPPTLVNKEVLKAKGG
- a CDS encoding heavy-metal-associated domain-containing protein gives rise to the protein MKYILKVPNISCDHCKKRIAKALEELGLKDFNISVEEKKIELNTENIEPILKKLSDIGYPASYSFKCG
- a CDS encoding heavy metal translocating P-type ATPase; protein product: MKGDFKKSFTVTGMTCVNCARIVERALLNIPGVSFASVNLATSSAFLISEREISFEIIKKAVEDVGYGASEEPVEELESKRYKEAKRNLLLAWLLTIPLMLFMIHHMFVGHSKSFILFESVAVPLIIFGAGRGALRGAWIAIRHGHANMDTLIAVGALSSWLTSLLNLFAFKINPFGTIGAMVITLHVTGRFIESRLRDRATKEVKGLLKLRSKEARILLNDEEITLPVEALKEGFLILVKPGERIPADGVIVEGRSSVDESFISGEAMPVLKGEGDEVIGGSLNLLRPIKIRVSKVGEDSFLNQMIRLIEEAQGSKIPIQALADRITYFFVPLVFSLAVISAFVWFFSFESLLPFLNWLRRFFPWSVPIQDPFSLSIFVFIATLVIACPCALGLATPMALAVGSGLLAKRGLLVRNAEAIQTSKDVKALLVDKTGTLTLGKPTVVFHNLDAETMKIVSSMEKASCHPLAQAIASLHPDSLALDLKDVREIAGEGVSAFLNGDEYFVGRPADYSLYDRYLIDGKTVVEVRKNNKPIGFIVIEDPIRDDSFEAVQRLKGMGIKVVMVTGDGKRTAQAVARKVGIDEVWAEVKPSDKLSIVRRYQVEGLKVAMVGDGMNDAPALKGADIGIAMGSGVDLAIEGADVVIIGGGISKVVDLVSISSKIFNIIKGNLFWAFFYNLVAIPMAMMGLLHPVVAEVAMILSSITVIANSLRIREVS
- a CDS encoding phenylacetate--CoA ligase, translated to MLEELKNLIERAKERIPFYRERLKDVDPSKIKALSDLKYIPFTTKEDLRERHFEDFLAVPEEEVVRIHSTSGTTGRPVIIAYTKRDVEDWTEMMVRSLRLAGVTPKDRIQITPGYGLWTAGIGFQSGAEALGAWVIPMGPGNTERQIEYMMMMKTTVITGTASYGLFLAEEINRRGLRDRLHLRKGIFGAEIWGDKRRKKIEELLGIESFDIYGMTEVYGPGIGIDCQLHEGIHYWSDYLVFEVIDPSTGDVLPPGEEGEIVITTLRKEAMPLIRFRTRDIGSLIPEPCKCGFPFPRISRIRGRTDDVITFKGVKILPSLFEEVISAVDGVDSEYEVHLYTDKGMDKMLVRVEINDGRDPREIERELEDLFRKKAGVKADFELLQAGTLPRYEKKAKRIIDRREQ